The Prosthecomicrobium sp. N25 genome contains a region encoding:
- a CDS encoding AbrB family transcriptional regulator: protein MQSFLASLSGIAAALSPRRFPYARFGLALALGWCGGYAFATLRLPLPWMLGSMTVLTVASLLRLPVAAPALIRPPMTAIIGVMLGSSFRPDVVAQVGTWLPTVLGLAAFVSVSALACIVYLHKVAGFDRATAYFAGMPGGLVEMIELGEQRGADHNAIALAHSARVLMIVLTLPFLVQWIEGVSLGNRSQLGTSLAAASWSGLELLVVCGIVGVIVGRRLNLPGPFLLGPMLASAAVHVSGLTDFVPPREIVNTAQLILGTVLGCRFAGTAPATILRVLRIAVGSTAILLAVTMSFAYILGHATGYGMVPIMLAYSPGGLAEMSLVALAIHTDVAFVAAHHIVRIVLVMVSAGPVFALMDRIVGPERVVRPPGPDPKPIEEPAE, encoded by the coding sequence TTGCAGTCCTTCCTCGCCTCCCTCTCCGGCATCGCGGCCGCCCTATCGCCCCGTCGCTTCCCCTACGCCCGGTTCGGGCTCGCGCTGGCGCTGGGCTGGTGCGGCGGTTACGCCTTCGCGACGCTGCGGCTGCCGCTGCCGTGGATGCTCGGCTCGATGACGGTGCTGACCGTCGCCTCGCTCCTGCGCCTGCCGGTGGCCGCGCCGGCGCTGATCCGCCCGCCGATGACGGCGATCATCGGGGTGATGCTCGGCTCGAGCTTCCGGCCGGACGTCGTCGCGCAGGTCGGAACCTGGCTGCCGACGGTGCTCGGGCTCGCCGCCTTCGTGTCGGTCTCGGCGCTCGCCTGCATCGTCTACCTGCACAAGGTCGCCGGCTTCGACCGGGCGACCGCCTATTTCGCCGGAATGCCGGGCGGGCTCGTCGAGATGATCGAACTCGGCGAACAGCGCGGGGCCGACCACAACGCGATCGCGCTCGCCCATTCGGCGCGCGTGCTGATGATCGTGCTGACGCTGCCCTTCCTGGTCCAGTGGATCGAGGGCGTGTCGCTCGGCAACCGCAGCCAGCTCGGCACGTCGCTCGCCGCGGCGTCCTGGTCGGGGCTGGAACTCCTGGTCGTCTGCGGCATCGTCGGGGTGATCGTCGGCCGGCGGCTCAACCTGCCGGGGCCGTTCCTGCTCGGGCCCATGCTGGCCTCCGCGGCGGTCCATGTGAGCGGGCTCACCGACTTCGTGCCGCCGCGCGAGATCGTCAACACGGCCCAACTCATCCTCGGGACGGTGCTCGGCTGCCGCTTCGCCGGCACGGCGCCGGCCACCATCCTGCGCGTGCTGCGGATCGCCGTCGGCTCGACCGCCATCCTGCTCGCCGTCACCATGAGCTTCGCCTATATCCTCGGACACGCGACGGGCTACGGCATGGTGCCGATCATGCTCGCCTACTCGCCCGGCGGCCTCGCCGAGATGAGCCTGGTGGCGCTGGCGATCCACACGGACGTCGCCTTCGTGGCGGCGCATCACATCGTGCGGATCGTCCTCGTCATGGTCAGCGCCGGCCCGGTTTTCGCCCTGATGGACCGCATCGTGGGACCCGAGCGGGTCGTCCGCCCTCCGGGCCCGGACCCGAAGCCGATCGAGGAGCCTGCGGAATAG
- a CDS encoding DMT family transporter → MTMAVATLAAKPLQDEERDPRKGVLLMALGVALFSMLNATVKWQSEIFPINQIIFFRNTFALVPVFLMARAMGGMRALASRRPGEQVFLSLVWTGVLFLIFSAYHIMPLADATAILFMQPIAVTLLSAPLAGDRVGWREWTAVLIGIGGVLLMVNPTGQGSTLGAGLAFAGMILSSFSMIMQRRLSKSEPSIAIVTYTLGVSAVLMVPTLPYSWVAPTGPQLAGLVAMGLASGAFQYLTVRALYHANASTVSTVSYTKMFWAIVIGFLVFGDVPTVPVVVGTLVIMASTALAYRSGKSARAAATR, encoded by the coding sequence ATGACCATGGCCGTCGCGACGCTCGCCGCCAAGCCGCTCCAGGACGAGGAGCGCGACCCGCGCAAGGGCGTGCTCCTCATGGCGCTCGGCGTGGCGCTCTTCTCCATGCTCAACGCGACGGTGAAGTGGCAGTCCGAGATCTTCCCGATCAACCAGATCATCTTCTTCCGCAACACCTTCGCGCTCGTCCCCGTGTTCCTGATGGCGCGCGCGATGGGGGGCATGAGGGCGCTGGCGAGCCGGCGGCCGGGAGAGCAGGTGTTCCTCTCCCTCGTGTGGACCGGGGTCCTGTTCCTGATCTTCTCGGCCTACCACATCATGCCGCTCGCCGACGCGACCGCGATCCTGTTCATGCAGCCGATCGCGGTGACGCTGCTGTCGGCGCCGCTCGCGGGGGACCGGGTCGGGTGGCGGGAATGGACCGCCGTGCTGATCGGCATCGGCGGCGTGCTCCTGATGGTCAACCCGACCGGGCAGGGGTCGACGCTCGGCGCCGGGCTCGCCTTCGCGGGCATGATCCTCTCGTCCTTCTCGATGATCATGCAGCGGCGGCTGTCGAAGTCGGAGCCCTCGATCGCGATCGTCACCTATACGCTCGGGGTCTCGGCCGTCCTGATGGTGCCGACCTTGCCCTACTCGTGGGTGGCGCCGACCGGGCCGCAGCTCGCCGGGCTGGTCGCGATGGGGCTCGCCTCCGGGGCCTTCCAGTACCTGACCGTGCGTGCGCTCTACCACGCGAACGCCTCGACCGTGTCGACGGTCAGCTATACGAAGATGTTCTGGGCCATCGTGATCGGCTTCCTGGTGTTCGGCGACGTGCCGACGGTGCCGGTCGTGGTGGGGACGCTGGTGATCATGGCCTCGACGGCCCTGGCCTATCGGTCGGGGAAATCGGCCCGCGCGGCGGCGACGCGCTGA
- a CDS encoding asparaginase: MPKPKVAVIGTGGTICSIGVGPFDILDYGANECMLHADEVVAKFPEVHQVAEVIPVRYKAVPSPNIHFAVWKDLVLLMDELLRGTPDLAGFVILHGTASLEETAYFLSLTAKVDVPIVVVGSQRPASALSTDAGMNLANAIRTAASPAARGMGVLVLLNDEIHAAREVTKTSTFRLQTFRSPDFGVLGHADGDAVVFYRKPIRRAAPDTEFDIRGLDSVPRVDIVYAYTGSDGTAARAFVEAGARGVVSAGFAPGFAGQGDADVLKAAVAEKGLVVVQSTRAGSGRTFRGKRLREMGFLIADNLNPQKARLLLSLALTKTSDPAEIERMFLTY, translated from the coding sequence ATGCCGAAGCCCAAAGTCGCCGTCATCGGAACCGGCGGGACCATCTGCTCGATCGGCGTCGGGCCGTTCGACATCCTCGACTACGGTGCCAACGAGTGCATGCTGCATGCGGACGAGGTGGTCGCGAAGTTCCCCGAGGTGCATCAGGTCGCCGAGGTGATCCCGGTCCGATACAAGGCGGTCCCGAGCCCGAACATCCACTTCGCGGTCTGGAAGGATCTCGTCCTCCTGATGGACGAGCTCTTGCGCGGCACGCCCGACCTCGCCGGCTTCGTCATCCTGCACGGCACGGCGAGCCTGGAGGAGACGGCCTATTTCCTGTCGCTGACCGCCAAGGTGGACGTGCCCATCGTGGTCGTCGGCTCGCAGCGGCCGGCGTCGGCGCTGTCCACGGATGCGGGCATGAACCTCGCCAACGCGATCCGCACAGCGGCTTCGCCGGCGGCCCGCGGCATGGGCGTGCTGGTCCTCCTCAACGACGAGATCCATGCGGCGCGCGAGGTGACCAAGACCTCGACCTTCCGGCTGCAGACCTTCCGGTCCCCGGACTTCGGCGTGCTCGGCCACGCGGACGGGGACGCGGTCGTCTTCTACCGGAAGCCGATCCGCCGGGCGGCGCCCGACACGGAGTTCGACATCCGGGGTCTCGACTCTGTGCCGCGGGTCGACATCGTCTACGCCTACACGGGCTCGGACGGGACGGCGGCGCGCGCCTTCGTGGAGGCGGGCGCCAGGGGCGTCGTCTCGGCCGGCTTCGCGCCGGGCTTCGCGGGCCAAGGCGACGCGGACGTGCTCAAGGCGGCGGTCGCCGAGAAGGGGCTCGTGGTGGTGCAGTCGACCCGGGCCGGGTCGGGGCGCACCTTCCGCGGCAAGCGCCTGCGGGAGATGGGCTTCCTGATCGCCGACAACCTCAATCCGCAGAAGGCGCGTCTGCTCCTCTCGCTGGCGCTGACCAAGACCTCGGACCCTGCCGAGATCGAGCGCATGTTCCTGACCTACTGA
- a CDS encoding amidase: MSGLPAHPSDWALTEVVGAVASKRISALEVAEAALARIAARRPILNCFIRVDEERTILQAKATDAALAAGRPAGPLTGAILAHKDMYYRTGFPVTCGSAIRRGFVPDVTATVLQRLDAAGGTEVGALNMSEFASGPTGHNVHWGNCRNPWNPEHITGGSSTGSGSAVGGRTVHGSLGSDTGGSIRLPAGICGVYGIKPTQGRVSRHGVMGLSFSLDNVGPLARTARDCARLLGIVAGPDPMDTTALPVPADDYEADLDLGVKGLRIAVPTNYYFDDIDPEIGAALEAVLRVYEGLGATVSRVTLPHHDVIGGLAGAVAGAEQCTLHEHWVKTCPELYAPLVRARMQGGFGVTAVEYLKALQLRAGIAREVVAAGFGAADVLFMPVLRFPVPTLEATDVRDGPDLHEVLGRINYCTRPLNYLGLPGLSVPAGFSGSGLPIGFQLIGRPFHERLLFRVAGAFERETCVPETMPSLP, encoded by the coding sequence ATGAGCGGGCTCCCGGCGCATCCGTCCGACTGGGCCCTCACGGAGGTCGTCGGCGCCGTGGCGTCGAAGCGGATCTCGGCGCTGGAAGTGGCCGAGGCCGCGCTCGCCCGGATCGCGGCGCGGCGGCCGATCCTCAACTGCTTCATCCGGGTCGACGAGGAACGGACCATCCTGCAGGCGAAGGCGACGGATGCGGCGCTCGCGGCCGGCCGCCCGGCGGGACCGCTGACGGGCGCGATCCTCGCCCACAAGGACATGTATTACCGGACCGGCTTCCCGGTGACCTGCGGCTCGGCGATCCGGCGCGGCTTCGTGCCGGACGTCACCGCGACGGTGCTGCAGCGTCTCGACGCGGCGGGCGGGACCGAGGTCGGCGCGCTCAACATGTCCGAGTTCGCCTCGGGCCCGACCGGCCACAACGTCCATTGGGGAAACTGCCGCAATCCCTGGAACCCGGAGCATATCACCGGCGGGTCCTCGACCGGCTCGGGCTCGGCGGTCGGCGGGCGCACGGTGCACGGGTCGCTCGGCTCGGACACGGGCGGCTCGATCCGCCTGCCGGCCGGGATCTGCGGGGTCTACGGGATCAAGCCGACCCAGGGCCGGGTGTCGCGGCACGGGGTCATGGGCCTGTCCTTCTCGCTCGACAATGTCGGACCGCTCGCCCGCACCGCGCGCGACTGCGCTAGGCTCCTGGGGATCGTGGCGGGGCCGGATCCGATGGACACCACCGCCCTGCCGGTGCCGGCCGACGACTACGAGGCGGATCTCGACCTCGGCGTGAAGGGCCTCCGGATCGCGGTGCCGACCAACTACTATTTCGACGACATCGACCCGGAGATCGGCGCCGCGCTGGAGGCGGTGCTGAGGGTCTACGAAGGCCTCGGCGCGACCGTGTCGCGGGTGACGCTGCCCCACCACGACGTGATCGGCGGGCTCGCCGGCGCGGTCGCGGGGGCGGAGCAGTGCACGCTGCACGAGCATTGGGTCAAGACCTGCCCCGAGCTCTACGCGCCCCTCGTCAGGGCGCGCATGCAGGGCGGCTTCGGCGTCACGGCCGTCGAGTACCTGAAGGCGCTGCAGCTCCGCGCGGGGATCGCGCGCGAGGTCGTGGCGGCCGGATTCGGGGCGGCGGACGTGCTGTTCATGCCCGTCCTGCGGTTCCCGGTGCCGACCCTCGAGGCGACCGACGTGCGCGACGGGCCGGATCTCCACGAGGTGCTCGGCCGGATCAACTACTGCACGCGACCGCTGAACTACCTGGGATTGCCCGGCCTCTCCGTGCCCGCCGGCTTTTCGGGGAGCGGGCTGCCGATCGGCTTCCAGCTGATCGGGCGCCCCTTCCACGAGCGGCTCCTGTTCCGCGTCGCCGGCGCCTTCGAGCGGGAGACCTGCGTGCCCGAGACGATGCCGTCGCTCCCCTGA